In Eucalyptus grandis mitochondrion, complete genome, a single genomic region encodes these proteins:
- the ccmFn gene encoding cytochrome c maturation protein CcmFn (ccmFn), translating into MSIYELFHYSLFPGLFVAFTYNKKEPPAFGAAPAFWCILLSFLGLSFRHIPNNNSNYNVLTANAPFFYQISGTWSNHEGSILSWCRIPSFYGFLLCYRGRLQSHNVSKRGGHRETIFYSFVLNFVKNSILSLPRYEQKSRAAPQLYTPFVLRTLVDSELRSRRNRTFDGPALFYAPFYPERKMSFAPLGARRSRGSREGKRTHPLLHLARDDQERASSIDEQRIDGALGIALFFSPFLSVSSDPFVRNFFVRTEPLAESNPVPQDPISAIHPPCIYAGDVASAMGFGLCRSKMMNGIVALHSPPMRKDAAEKNGRLLRSAGCVGSRITSELFTLKFKDVGAKCYYALLLRSNRNRSPLMLLRRRFFAFSSLWTGALVDTGREQAKRVVRNGKKDTATSPLSWTAGANTVVSDQDQEPIRIWILTCRWFLTVGILPGSWWAHHELGRGGWWFRDPVENASFMPRVLATARIHSVILPLLHSWTSFLNIVTFLCCVLGTFSIRSGLLASVHSFATDDTRGIFLWRFFLLMTGISMILCSQMKQQASVRRTYKKEMVVTRSTLVHLRHSARAQPRPLMLWKN; encoded by the coding sequence ATGTCAATATATGAATTGTTTCATTATTCGTTATTTCCGGGTCTTTTCGTTGCATTTACTTACAACAAGAAAGAACCACCAGCGTTTGGTGCAGCACCTGCATTTTGGTGCATTCTTCTCTCTTTCCTTGGTCTTTCGTTCCGTCATATTCCTAATAACAACTCCAATTACAACGTATTAACCGCTAATGCACCTTTCTTTTATCAAATCTCAGGGACATGGTCTAATCATGAGGGTAGTATTTTATCATGGTGTCGGATCCCAAGTTTTTATGGATTCCTTCTTTGTTACCGGGGTCGACTCCAAAGCCATAATGTCTCAAAACGAGGAGGCCATAGAGAAACTATTTTTTATTCCTTTGTCTTGAATTTCGTGAAGAACTCCATTCTATCTCTCCCTCGTTACGAACAAAAAAGTAGGGCTGCGCCCCAGTTGTACACTCCTTTCGTTCTACGAACCCTTGTTGATTCTGAACTTCGTTCGCGAAGGAACCGGACTTTTGACGGGCCAGCCCTTTTTTATGCGCCGTTTTACCCTGAAAGGAAAATGAGCTTTGCTCCTCTGGGCGCTAGGCGCTCCCGTGGTTCGCGAGAAGGAAAAAGGACTCATCCTTTGTTGCATCTGGCACGAGATGATCAAGAGAGAGCTTCGTCTATCGATGAACAGCGGATTGACGGAGCTCTTGGCATTGCTTTGTTTTTCTCTCCTTTCCTATCAGTGAGTTCCGATCCTTTTGTTCGAAATTTCTTCGTTCGTACCGAACCGCTTGCAGAATCAAATCCTGTTCCACAAGATCCTATATCAGCTATACATCCGCCTTGCATTTATGCCGGAGACGTCGCCAGTGCTATGGGCTTTGGCTTATGTAGATCAAAAATGATGAATGGGATTGTGGCACTCCACTCGCCGCCAATGCGGAAGGATGCCGCCGAAAAGAATGGAAGGCTGCTTCGCTCTGCTGGATGCGTCGGATCCCGTATAACAAGCGAGCTTTTTACCCTCAAATTCAAAGATGTGGGCGCAAAATGCTATTATGCTCTATTGTTGCGTAGCAATAGAAATAGAAGCCCGCTCATGCTGCTTCGGCGGCGCTTTTTCGCCTTCTCTTCGCTCTGGACAGGAGCGCTAGTGGACACGGGGAGGGAGCAGGCGAAGCGTGTCGTTCGTAATGGAAAGAAAGATACCGCTACTTCGCCTCTTTCTTGGACCGCCGGCGCGAACACAGTGGTCTCTGACCAGGACCAGGAACCAATTCGAATTTGGATCTTGACATGTCGGTGGTTTTTAACCGTAGGCATCTTGCCAGGAAGTTGGTGGGCTCATCATGAATTAGGTCGGGGTGGCTGGTGGTTTCGGGATCCCGTAGAAAATGCTTCTTTTATGCCTCGGGTATTAGCCACAGCTCGTATTCATTCAGTAATTCTACCCCTTCTTCATTCTTGGACCTCGTTTCTTAATATTGTTACTTTTCTATGCTGTGTCTTAGGAACCTTTTCAATACGGTCCGGATTGCTAGCTTCCGTTCATAGTTTTGCTACAGATGATACACGAGGAATCTTTTTATGGCGGTTCTTCCTTCTAATGACCGGCATATCTATGATTCTTTGCTCCCAGATGAAGCAGCAGGCATCGGTACGTAGAACCTATAAAAAAGAGATGGTTGTGACGCGAAGTACTCTTGTGCACCTACGTCACTCGGCTCGCGCGCAACCCCGCCCCCTTATGTTATGGAAGAATTGA